AAATTATCCACTTGATGCGGAAGTTTAATGTAGGGATCTTCAATTTTTATGTGTGTAACATCGTCGATATAAGGGCGGAAAATCCTCTCATAAGTGTATCCAGTTGCGTTGTCCAATATTTCGTAATGCTGCTCTTTGAGCATGTTGGCCAAGAGGTCGGCTGCATTTTCATCTTCAGTGGAGTCACCGGCAGGCGGGGCAATGTGAGGATTCAGAGGTGCAAATACGACTGCTTCAGGACTGGCCGCAAAATTACGCAGAAGAGCGACCATTCCACTAAGATATGAGGTGACTTGTTCTCGTTGGCCTTCGGCAGCAACTTGCAATGAGGACTCAATTGCTTGTAGTCGTTGCTGAATGACTCCTTCCGAGGTTTCCCTAATTCGTGGGCCGACTGATTCCGCATTCTTTCTAATTGCTCCAGCAAACTCATGAATTCTCGTTTCAAGATGGGTCCGCAAGGCGTCAGCAAGCATTTTACGTATTTCAGAGTAGAAACGTGTCACTTCGTCACCCTGCTTAACAGTGGTCCCCTTGCCGAATACATCTGAAACCTTGCTGCGGGCACCGTCAAGCCTCTCCTGGACCTCCTCAGTCACAAAGTCGTCAAGTTTTGAGACAATCCCATCTCTTTCCTGTTCTCCGAGTTTCTGGAATGTCCTGCGAAGACCATCAAACAATGGCGTTTGTGCTGCGGCTAACGCTATCGGCTCCAACCCGGCCAATTTGTGGTCGGCTTCGAGAGAGTTCAACTCCGACTGCAAAAGAGTAAGCTGTCTGCCAGCCTGGCCCATGTAACTTTCTAAGTGTTCGCGTAATTCATTCAGTACTGCCTCGGCCTTTGGGAAAACTCGGTCGGCTACTTTTGCCTGTAAATCATATAGAGCACCCCAATAACCACACCGTCGCGTCTTCCAGTGCTTGATGAGATCGGCCTTTTCCAGGTCGTTAAGGACCTCCTTAGCTTGCATGGAAATAAGATCGAGGTGAAGGGGTAGTGTTTTGAACAAGGCCTCCTGGTCATTTGCCAAGAGGCCAAGGGCTTCCCCCGAGCGTTCACCAAAAGTATCCAACTTCTGCCTTAATGCCGTCCTGATAGTTTCTATTTCTTCACGGACTCTGGCAGGATCAAATTCTCGTTCAAGAGTATTCAGACGCTCCCCGAATGCACGACGAAGGCGCTCCAAAGCTATCCCTAACCGATCGTTGAGAACATTCCGTGCCTGTTCAAACCGGTTGCTGGTGGAAAGAATCCGATACAGTCCATCGCGGACAGCATCTATGCCTCCTTTTTCTACTTCTCCATCATCATGAAATTTGGCAGAAACCAAGTGCACAGGAACATTGTCGAGTTGCTCAATGAAATAGTATCCCTCTTCGTCGGTAAGCTGATTGGTTTGAAGCAGCTCATCCAACGTGGATTTTGATTCTGACCTAACCCGATTGGCTTCTCGGCCCTTGAAATCATTGTATGCAGGAGGATCGTCATCGTTTTCCCGTGCGTCACGAACCGCATTTTCATAGGTCTCGTCGCACTTGGTAACAATCAATTGAAGATGTTTGATCTGGCGTCGCCTTAACTGACGCAAGATAAATTCTTTATCGCTTTGACTGTACGATGCCCCGCTGACAGTTAAGAAAAGGATTGCATCAACGTCTTTAACAAGCTCTTCCGTAAGTAAAACCCGGAAGTGTTCAGTGTCATCTAGTCCTGGGGTATCAATCAACTCGATTTGATCACGCAATAGAGGAATTGGGGCATAGATCGTCAATTTGTTAACGAGATAATGCAACGGCTCCTGGCCGGAGGTGAATTTCTTGATGGCGGCAAGAAAGGCTTTTTTCCCGTCACGCGTCCCCCAGTCCTCTGCCAGGATTTTGTGTACCTTTCCATCTGGTTGAACCCAGCGTTTAACCAATCCATCGAGATCGATCTGCTCTCGGGGGATATCGCGCCCTTCCCTGTCCTTCCTGGGCGGACGTTCGTTAAAATGGATAAAACGGTCATATCTCTTTACTTCAGGATTTTTCGGATCGTCTGCGTGATCTTCTTTAAGGCGCTGCCACTCCTCGACACTTACTAATTCAACCTCTGCCCGAGTTTGAGTGTCATAGCGAAAAATTGAAATTGCCGCAGTTTCAGGGTTTGTGTCCACTCCCGCCAGACGCTCCCCAGCCAACTTGTTAACAAAGGCGGATTTCCCCACCTTAAAACGGCCAACAACGGCCACTCGATACCGTTCTGGAATATGCGCCTGTTCCAGTGCCTCGGTCAGAAGCATGACCTGTTCATCAATAAAAGGTCGATACGCCGGAAGTTCCTTATGTAGAGCTTGTTCTAACTGCTGTCTAAGAAGGATGATCCTGTCGCGTGCTTCGTGCAGTTCGTGAACAAGTAACATACTCATATGTGCATTCCCTCCGTAATAATTCAAAATTCAATTGATATTCAAATAGTTGCCTTGCCTTTCATCAACAGCAATATCTCACACCAGCCTGCTTGCCTGATACCAGTACCAAAATGCCTCGGGATTGACCGACATGAGTCGGTTGAGGCGTTCCCATTCACCCTCAATCTTCAACTGTCGCATCTCTTCTGGTGAAGGAATTGCCTTGAAAACCTCCAACGAAGAACCTGCCCCCTCGCTTCCTATCAATCTGGCCACCAGTGCGGCTTTTGCAGCTGCCAGCTTTGCTGCATCCAGGTTGAAGCGGTGGTTGACGAGATGGGATGTTAGCTTTCGTGTTCCATCTTCGAGCATGAGCGCATCAGGAGAGTCGCTTACCCCCTTGAGGCGATGCAGGCTGAGTCTCAAGGATGCATCCAGCGTGTCGTGCAGGCTGTCAGTTGCGGTCATACCGCCACCGCGATATACATTTTCCAGATCAAAAACCTTATGGTAAACCCTTCGGACAGCCGTTAGGTCCTCTGTCAGGTTGAACAACTCGCCCACATCGAAGAGTTGTTTGACGATCTGCATGGTGTCAGGGGGGCCGCCATTGGCCGGTGCAATGTGCACACCGGTTGTTCTCGGGGCAAATGCCGTCAGCTTATCCGCCAGCAAGCTTTCCACTGTGGGAACTGTGACCGGGATCTCTCGTCGGATCTCCAGAATATCCGGAGTAATCGGTTTGACTATCACATCATGGGGAACATGGGGTTCTTCCACGACATCCAGGAAAACGTAGGGCGCCGGGTTGCCGGCAACAAGGGGGGTGTAGAAGAATTTGAAGTGCCGTCTTTGTGGCAGGCCACGGGAACCCCGCTCATCTTCCTCATAGCGGGTAAATGGCGGCACCTTCGCCACCTCACCGAGAATCCGGTCCAGTTCTGTTGCCGGAGCTGAACAGAGAATGTCAATATCAATGGAAAGTCTGCGGATGACCGGGACATGGAGCAGGAGGCTCGTCCCCCCCTTGAATACGAAATTCAGGTCACTTTCCGCCAGGTGACCCAGAAGTGCGAAGGCATGGAGAGCTCGTTCAAGCAGGGAAGGATCAACCCCTTTAAGCTCTTTCCTTTTTTTGTCCAACCAGTCGGCCGTAAAGCAGATTTCAGCGATCATATTGCTGTCCACTAACTACACATATATTCATAAATGTGGAGTTAGTGTATTATCTCCTTGCTATCTATTTTCTTCTTGAGATCTTCTGCATAGCCAAATAAAACAGTAAGTTGCAACAATCCTGAGCCAAGGGCAGTGTCAATAATCCGCTGCACTTCGGCAGAATCCATCAATTTAAGTTTGTTAGCTTCGATGACAAGATCTACCAGTGCCTTTTCAATGGCCGCGATATGCTCCTTGGCGTTCGGCTGATCAGTTTTTGTTGGACGGAGGACGATTGTCTTCTCGCTGGGCTGGAGTAATTGATCCACAACATTTTTAACAGGATTAGCCCAAGCATTCCAGCCGATCCCGCGTAATGCGTCGGCTACTGAATTTAAGGTGTCGCTCTCAGCATAGAGGAAAGTCGTAGGTTGGGCTATAAGATGCAGGGCAAAAGGATTGAACTGAACCGTGGACCAGCAGCAGAAATCGAGTAGCGGGAAAACCTTTTTCACATCACGGATCACGTTTGCTACAGGCTTTGGATCGAGACTGACGGGCCTACTATGGCGGCTGTACCAGCCACGTCCAGCATCAACGACAATGCCGGTGGCCATAGCCTCGCTCATGTACTTGCGAAGAGAGTTATCAGCCAATTCGATTCCATCAGCAGTCAAAGTGCGCTTCACAGCATCGATGGAAAAATACGCGCTCTGCACCTTGAGTACAGGAAGCGTATGGGTAAAGAGATAAGCTTTATGTGTCAAAGGTAATTTCATTGCGGGGAACTCGTTTATAAATAAAAGACTCCGAAAATAACCACCCCGACAAGGAATGGAGCCCAACTTAAGCATCTAAACAACCGTAACAACCATCGCAATTTATTTTCGTTTTTATCCAATCCTGTCTTCATTTCAGATATTGCAGACTTTAGTTCATCCGGATAAACTTCCTGTTTCCCTTCAAGTGCGTTAAAGACAATATTCTTTGCATGAATTATTCTTTGTAATTGGCGCTGCTGATTGCCTACTGTTCCAGAGAAAATAAGCGTTGCTAAACCAAGGCCAATTACTATCATCAAACTTTCTAAAACTGATGTAGATTTCATAATTGCAATTGCTGCTGCAAGGGATATAGGGATACCTAACAATTTACCTGTTATGTCGATAATTATCTTGGAAAATTCATCGGCTATCTTTAACTCAGCTTCCGCTACCTCTCTTTTTGCTTTGTGAAAAGCAAAACCACTCAAATATGTATCAAGATTGTTGTTAAAAATATTGATAAAATCTTCCCATTCAGAGACAAGAAATGAGAATGTAGGCTGTCCGACAGGGCACTTCTGCAAAAACTCCGCTAAGGACACGCGGAATACTCCTACCTTAGAGCTATAGTGAGGATCAGTCTTGGGATTGTCTGCCCGCAGGGATTCTACAAGAGTTAAATCGGGAATGCGACCATCAAGCATATCCACATTGATGGTCGTGTCTATCTCTACAGTCTTGGAAGCTGGCTGCGTTGAATCTTCAGGTTGGATGAATATTAATCTATAATGTCCTGCAGCTGTCTTTTCATCGTGATAATGAGCTAAATCAGATAAACCTTTGATCAGCTTGCAGACGACAGATAATTTTTCTAACTTAGGAAATGGCGTATCTGTCCCGTTAAAATAATCCTCTTCAATCAAATAAAATTCAGATGGCATTTCGCCGCGAGATATCTTAGGAGCACCAGTTA
Above is a window of Trichlorobacter lovleyi SZ DNA encoding:
- a CDS encoding MIT C-terminal domain-containing protein translates to MSMLLVHELHEARDRIILLRQQLEQALHKELPAYRPFIDEQVMLLTEALEQAHIPERYRVAVVGRFKVGKSAFVNKLAGERLAGVDTNPETAAISIFRYDTQTRAEVELVSVEEWQRLKEDHADDPKNPEVKRYDRFIHFNERPPRKDREGRDIPREQIDLDGLVKRWVQPDGKVHKILAEDWGTRDGKKAFLAAIKKFTSGQEPLHYLVNKLTIYAPIPLLRDQIELIDTPGLDDTEHFRVLLTEELVKDVDAILFLTVSGASYSQSDKEFILRQLRRRQIKHLQLIVTKCDETYENAVRDARENDDDPPAYNDFKGREANRVRSESKSTLDELLQTNQLTDEEGYYFIEQLDNVPVHLVSAKFHDDGEVEKGGIDAVRDGLYRILSTSNRFEQARNVLNDRLGIALERLRRAFGERLNTLEREFDPARVREEIETIRTALRQKLDTFGERSGEALGLLANDQEALFKTLPLHLDLISMQAKEVLNDLEKADLIKHWKTRRCGYWGALYDLQAKVADRVFPKAEAVLNELREHLESYMGQAGRQLTLLQSELNSLEADHKLAGLEPIALAAAQTPLFDGLRRTFQKLGEQERDGIVSKLDDFVTEEVQERLDGARSKVSDVFGKGTTVKQGDEVTRFYSEIRKMLADALRTHLETRIHEFAGAIRKNAESVGPRIRETSEGVIQQRLQAIESSLQVAAEGQREQVTSYLSGMVALLRNFAASPEAVVFAPLNPHIAPPAGDSTEDENAADLLANMLKEQHYEILDNATGYTYERIFRPYIDDVTHIKIEDPYIKLPHQVDNFSRFCALAIRFGRVNRIELHSGKQTGENTDDADSRLETLSRDLSSRGVTLTWRRDSSIHDREILFDNGWTVKIGRGLDIYHKPESWISIEAADHSLRRCRQTKVDVYRNTEI
- a CDS encoding nucleotidyl transferase AbiEii/AbiGii toxin family protein, translated to MIAEICFTADWLDKKRKELKGVDPSLLERALHAFALLGHLAESDLNFVFKGGTSLLLHVPVIRRLSIDIDILCSAPATELDRILGEVAKVPPFTRYEEDERGSRGLPQRRHFKFFYTPLVAGNPAPYVFLDVVEEPHVPHDVIVKPITPDILEIRREIPVTVPTVESLLADKLTAFAPRTTGVHIAPANGGPPDTMQIVKQLFDVGELFNLTEDLTAVRRVYHKVFDLENVYRGGGMTATDSLHDTLDASLRLSLHRLKGVSDSPDALMLEDGTRKLTSHLVNHRFNLDAAKLAAAKAALVARLIGSEGAGSSLEVFKAIPSPEEMRQLKIEGEWERLNRLMSVNPEAFWYWYQASRLV
- a CDS encoding DUF6577 family protein — encoded protein: MKLPLTHKAYLFTHTLPVLKVQSAYFSIDAVKRTLTADGIELADNSLRKYMSEAMATGIVVDAGRGWYSRHSRPVSLDPKPVANVIRDVKKVFPLLDFCCWSTVQFNPFALHLIAQPTTFLYAESDTLNSVADALRGIGWNAWANPVKNVVDQLLQPSEKTIVLRPTKTDQPNAKEHIAAIEKALVDLVIEANKLKLMDSAEVQRIIDTALGSGLLQLTVLFGYAEDLKKKIDSKEIIH